From a single Sorghum bicolor cultivar BTx623 chromosome 5, Sorghum_bicolor_NCBIv3, whole genome shotgun sequence genomic region:
- the LOC8068293 gene encoding proteasome subunit alpha type-5, translated as MFLTRTEYDRGVNTFSPEGRLFQVEYAIEAIKLGSTAIGLKTKDGVVLAVEKRVTSPLLEPSSVEKIMEIDEHIGCAMSGLIADARTLVEHARVETQNHRFSYGEPMTVESSTQAICDLALRFGEGDEESMSRPFGVSLLIAGHDENGPSLYYTDPSGTFWQCNAKAIGSGSEGADSSLQEQYNKELTLQEAETIALSILKQVMEEKVTPNNVDIAKVAPKYHLYTPAEVEAVIARL; from the exons ATGTTTCTCACGAG GACGGAGTACGACCGCGGGGTGAACACGTTCTCGCCGGAGGGGCGGCTGTTCCAGGTCGAGTACGCCATCGAGGCCATCAAG TTGGGATCCACTGCGATCGGGTTGAAGACAAAGGATGGTGTTGTTCTCGCCGTCGAGAAACGTGTGACCTCTCCACTGCTG GAACCAAGCAGTGTGGAGAAAATCATGGAAATCGATGAGCACATAGGCTGTGCCATGAGTGGACTTATTGCTGATGCTAGAACGCTAGTGGAGCATGCTCGTGTTGAGACTCAG AATCATAGGTTCTCATATGGGGAGCCAATGACCGTAGAATCTTCTACACAAGCTATCTGTGACTTGGCTCTGCGCTTTGGCGAAGGTGATGAAGAGTCAATG TCACGACCATTTGGAGTCTCTCTCCTAATCGCTGGACATGATGAGAATGGACCTAGCTT GTACTACACTGACCCATCTGGAACCTTCTGGCAATGCAATGCAAAGGCTATTGGATCAGGCTCTGAAGGAGCTGATAGCTCCTTGCAGGAGCAGTACAACAAG GAACTGACCCTCCAGGAGGCAGAGACCATAGCCCTTTCTATCCTGAAGCAGGTTATGGAAGAGAAG GTGACCCCAAACAATGTCGATATCGCCAAGGTTGCCCCCAAGTACCACCTCTACACCCCTGCCGAGGTTGAAGCTGTCATTGCGAGGCTGTAA
- the LOC8079105 gene encoding DNA repair protein RAD51 homolog A, giving the protein MSAAQQKQKAAASASAAGAEQEGEGEHGAFPIEQLQASGIAALDVKKLKDSGLHTVEAVAYTPRKDLVQIKGISEAKVDKIIEAASKIVPLGFTSASQLHAQRLEIIQVTTGSRELDKILEGGIETGSITEIYGEFRSGKTQLCHTLCVTCQLPLDQGGGEGKAMYIDAEGTFRPQRLLQIADRFGLNGADVLENVAYARAYNTDHQSRLLLEAASMMIETRFALMVVDSATALYRTDFSGRGELSARQMHMAKFLRSLQKLADEFGVAVVITNQVVAQVDGSAMFAGPQIKPIGGNIMAHASTTRLALRKGRGEERICKVISSPCLAEAEARFQIASEGVADVKD; this is encoded by the exons ATGTCGGCGGCGCAGCAGAAGCAGAAGGCGGCGGCCTCGGCTTCGGCGGCGGGAGCGGAgcaggagggggagggggagcacGGGGCATTCCCCATCGAGCAGCTCCAG GCTTCTGGAATAGCTGCACTGGATGTGAAAAAGCTGAAAGATTCTGGTCTGCACACCGTGGAGGCTGTGGCTTACACTCCAAGGAAAGATCTTGTGCAGATCAAAGGAATAAGTGAAGCTAAAGTTGACAAGATAATTGAAGCAG CATCCAAGATAGTTCCACTGGGATTTACAAGTGCCAGCCAACTACATGCCCAGCGGCTGGAGATTATTCAAGTTACAACTGGATCAAGAGAGCTTGATAAGATCTTGGAGG gtgggataGAAACAGGATCTATCACAGAGATATATGGTGAGTTCCGCTCTGGAAAGACTCAATTGTGTCACACCCTTTGTGTTACATGTCAG CTTCCATTGGACCAAGGCGGTGGTGAAGGAAAGGCTATGTACATTGATGCAGAGGGTACGTTCAGACCACAAAGGCTCCTGCAGATAGCTGACAG GTTTGGGCTTAATGGTGCTGATGTGCTAGAGAATGTGGCTTATGCCAGAGCTTATAATACAGATCATCAATCCAGACTTCTGCTGGAGGCAGCTTCCATGATGATAGAGACAAG GTTTGCTCTAATGGTTGTTGACAGTGCCACAGCTCTGTACAGAACTGATTTCTCAGGAAGAGGGGAGCTATCGGCTAGGCAAATGCATATGGCTAAGTTCCTGAGAAGCCTTCAGAAGTTAGCAGATGAG TTTGGAGTTGCTGTGGTTATCACCAATCAAGTAGTAGCACAAGTGGATGGCTCTGCTATGTTTGCCGGACCACAGATCAAGCCCATTGGTGGCAACATCATGGCTCATGCTTCCACAACAAG GCTTGCTCTTCGCAAGGGAAGAGGGGAGGAGCGGATTTGTAAAGTAATAAGCTCTCCCTGCCTGGCTGAAGCTGAAGCGAGGTTTCAAATAGCTTCTGAAGGCGTAGCAGATGTCAAGGACTG A
- the LOC8068294 gene encoding uncharacterized protein LOC8068294 — protein MSFAGSADGSAEDYSAEATLVRFDPPLPLLRAPVRSPAPSGEGPVLAFRDAASWRAAWEAAEANLVSQCEAGARSGCSISASRKCKPPWWKGLFVAAPTDYEERERCEEREMAACLEAAKEACIKFAKAKCIGPFRDARIASEGLVENTDFHVWGAAADKSSSTSACALNNQQSFSPDPGATNYRGSDVLDSLSSKENNSSG, from the exons ATGTCCTTCGCCGGCAGCGCCGACGGCTCGGCGGAGGACTATTCCGCGGAGGCCACCTTGGTGCGCTTCGACCCGCCGCTCcctctcctccgcgcgccagtCCGCTCCCCGGCACCGAGCGGCGAGGGCCCCGTCCTCGCCTTCCGCGACGCCGCCAGCTGGCGAGCCGCCTGGGAGGCCGCCGAGGCCAACCTCGTCTCCCAGTGCGAG GCTGGTGCGCGATCAGGGTGCTCAATCAGTGCATCACGCAAATGCAAGCCTCCCTGGTGGAAAGGCTTATTTGTAGCTGCCCCGACTGACTATGAAGAAAGAGAGAGATGTGAAGAGCGAGAGATGGCTGCTTGTCTCGAGGCAGCAAAGGAGGCTTGCATTAAGTTTGCAAAAGCAAAGTGCATTGGACCATTCCGAGATGCAAGGATCGCCTCTGAGGGCCTCgtggaaaatacagatttccatgTCTGGGGTGCTGCCGCAGACAAAAGTTCCTCAACATCAGCGTGTGCTCTGAACAACCAGCAGTCGTTTAGCCCTGATCCTGGTGCGACGAACTACCGAGGAAGCGATGTGCTTGATAGCCTGTCGTCGAAAGAAAACAACAGCTCTGGGTGA